A window from Eubalaena glacialis isolate mEubGla1 chromosome 1, mEubGla1.1.hap2.+ XY, whole genome shotgun sequence encodes these proteins:
- the DLX2 gene encoding homeobox protein DLX-2, producing MTGVFDSLVADMHSTQITASSTYHQQQQPPSGGGAGPGGSNGSSLHKPQESPTLPVSTATDSSYYTNQQHPAGSGGGGGAGGSPYAHMGSYQYHASGLNNVPYSAKSGYDLGYTAAYTYAPYGTSSSPANNEPEKEDLEPEIRIVNGKPKKVRKPRTIYSSFQLAALQRRFQKTQYLALPERAELAASLGLTQTQVKIWFQNRRSKFKKMWKSGEIPSEQHPGASASPPCASPPASAPTSWDFGAPQRMGGGGGPGSGGSGAGSSGSSPSSAASAFLGNYPWYHQASGSASHLQAAAPLLHPAQTPQPHHHHHQHHHGGGGAPVSAGTIF from the exons ATGACTGGAGTCTTTGACAGTCTGGTGGCTGATATGCACTCGACCCAGATCACGGCCTCCAGCACGTACCACCAGCAACAGCAGCCCCCGAGCGGCGGCGGCGCTGGCCCCGGCGGCAGCAACGGCAGCAGCCTCCACAAGCCTCAGGAGTCGCCCACACTCCCGGTGTCCACAGCTACAGACAGCAGCTACTACACCAACCAGCAACACCCGgcgggcagcggcggcggcggcggcgctgggGGCTCGCCCTACGCGCACATGGGCTCCTACCAGTACCACGCCAGCGGCCTCAACAACGTCCCTTATTCAGCCAAGAGCGGCTACGACCTGGGCTACACCGCCGCCTACACCTACGCGCCCTACGGGACCAGTTCGTCCCCGGCCAACAACGAACCTG AGAAAGAGGACCTCGAGCCTGAAATCCGGATAGTAAACGGGAAGCCAAAGAAAGTCCGGAAACCCCGAACCATCTACTCCAGTTTCCAGCTGGCGGCTCTTCAGCGGCGTTTCCAAAAGACTCAGTACCTGGCACTGCCCGAGCGAGCTGAGCTGGCGGCGTCTCTGGGCCTCACCCAGACTCAG GTCAAAATCTGGTTCCAGAACCGCCGATCCAAGTTCAAGAAAATGTGGAAGAGCGGTGAGATCCCTTCGGAGCAGCACCCGGGGGCCAGCGCCTCGCCACCTTGTGCTTCGCCGCCGGCCTCGGCGCCGACCTCCTGGGACTTCGGCGCGCCGCAGCGGATggggggcggcggcggcccgggcagcggcggcagcggcgCAGGCAGCTCCGGCTCCAGCCCGAGCAGCGCCGCCTCGGCTTTCCTGGGCAACTACCCGTGGTACCACCAGGCCTCGGGCTCCGCTTCGCACCTGCAGGCCGCTGCGCCGCTGCTGCACCCGGCGCAGACCCCGCAgccgcaccaccaccaccaccagcaccaccacggCGGCGGGGGCGCCCCGGTGAGCGCCGGGACGATTTTCTAA
- the DLX1 gene encoding homeobox protein DLX-1 isoform X1 yields MTMTTMPESLNSPVSGKAVFMEFGPPNQQMSPSPMSHGHYSMHCLHSAGHSQPDGAYSSASSFSRPLGYPYVNSVSSHASSPYISSVQSYPGSASLAQSRLEDPGADSEKSTVVEGGEVRFNGKGKKIRKPRTIYSSLQLQALNRRFQQTQYLALPERAELAASLGLTQTQVKIWFQNKRSKFKKLMKQGGAALEGSALANGRALSAGSPPVPPGWNPNSSSGKGSGGSAGSYIPSYTSWYPSAHQEAMQQPQLM; encoded by the exons ATGACCATGACCACCATGCCAGAGAGTCTCAACAGCCCCGTGTCGGGCAAGGCGGTGTTTATGGAGTTTGGGCCGCCCAACCAGCAAATGTCTCCTTCTCCCATGTCCCACGGGCACTACTCCATGCACTGTTTACACTCGGCGGGCCATTCGCAGCCCGACGGCGCCTACAGCTCGGCCTCGTCCTTCTCCCGACCGCTGGGCTACCCCTACGTCAACTCGGTCAGCAGCCACGCGTCCAGCCCCTACATCAGTTCGGTGCAGTCCTACCCGGGCAGCGCCAGCCTCGCCCAGAGCCGCCTGGAGGACCCAG GGGCTGACTCCGAGAAGAGCACGGTGGTGGAAGGCGGTGAAGTGCGCTTCAATGGCAAGGGGAAAAAGATCCGCAAACCCAGGACGATTTATTCCAGTTTGCAGTTGCAGGCTTTGAACCGCAGGTTCCAGCAAACTCAGTACCTAGCTCTGCCCGAGAGGGCGGAGCTCGCGGCCTCCTTGGGACTCACGCAGACGCAG GTCAAGATCTGGTTCCAGAACAAGCGCTCCAAGTTCAAGAAGCTGATGAAGCAGGGCGGGGCGGCTCTGGAGGGTAGCGCGCTGGCCAACGGCCGGGCGCTGTCTGCCGGCTCTCCTCCAGTGCCGCCCGGCTGGAACCCCAACTCCTCTTCCGGGAAGGGCTCGGGCGGCAGCGCGGGCTCCTACATCCCCAGCTACACGTCGTGGTACCCCTCGGCGCACCAAGAAGCTATGCAGCAACCCCAGCTCATGTGA
- the DLX1 gene encoding homeobox protein DLX-1 isoform X2: protein MTMTTMPESLNSPVSGKAVFMEFGPPNQQMSPSPMSHGHYSMHCLHSAGHSQPDGAYSSASSFSRPLGYPYVNSVSSHASSPYISSVQSYPGSASLAQSRLEDPGQDLVPEQALQVQEADEAGRGGSGG, encoded by the exons ATGACCATGACCACCATGCCAGAGAGTCTCAACAGCCCCGTGTCGGGCAAGGCGGTGTTTATGGAGTTTGGGCCGCCCAACCAGCAAATGTCTCCTTCTCCCATGTCCCACGGGCACTACTCCATGCACTGTTTACACTCGGCGGGCCATTCGCAGCCCGACGGCGCCTACAGCTCGGCCTCGTCCTTCTCCCGACCGCTGGGCTACCCCTACGTCAACTCGGTCAGCAGCCACGCGTCCAGCCCCTACATCAGTTCGGTGCAGTCCTACCCGGGCAGCGCCAGCCTCGCCCAGAGCCGCCTGGAGGACCCAG GTCAAGATCTGGTTCCAGAACAAGCGCTCCAAGTTCAAGAAGCTGATGAAGCAGGGCGGGGCGGCTCTGGAGGGTAG